The following are encoded in a window of Bdellovibrio svalbardensis genomic DNA:
- a CDS encoding TorF family putative porin — MRRYIGFIIILFGLCGAHAAENSSPTFKMTGDVSLLSHYVENGLSQSDKSPALQGSFWFNFGPQFRLGLWGSNTNFHNSDDHFNLRINADVKINFSPTTNAIIAYSESQYFKAGDRNGNIVGLHLNFGDFKVLYDHMSNWEGTKHASSRYAFGLLSHVFNGWEWNNEAGYNTPDVTTLDPYFDLKTGLGTKWGVIFFEGSVTGTSASSNLNGAGDVFFILSAKTEF, encoded by the coding sequence ATGCGAAGATACATTGGTTTTATCATTATTTTATTCGGTCTTTGTGGCGCTCATGCTGCAGAGAATTCTTCACCCACTTTCAAAATGACGGGCGATGTAAGCCTTCTTTCACATTATGTGGAGAACGGCCTTTCACAATCCGACAAATCACCGGCCCTGCAGGGATCGTTTTGGTTTAATTTTGGACCCCAGTTTCGTTTGGGTTTGTGGGGTTCCAACACCAACTTCCATAACAGTGATGACCACTTCAACCTGCGCATCAATGCAGATGTGAAAATCAATTTCTCACCAACAACCAATGCCATTATCGCCTACAGCGAAAGTCAGTACTTCAAAGCTGGTGACCGCAACGGCAATATTGTCGGTCTGCATTTGAACTTTGGAGATTTCAAAGTTCTTTACGATCACATGAGCAATTGGGAGGGGACAAAGCATGCTTCGTCCCGATATGCTTTCGGACTGCTTTCGCATGTCTTTAATGGCTGGGAATGGAATAACGAAGCGGGATACAATACTCCCGATGTTACGACCTTAGATCCTTATTTTGATTTAAAAACCGGCTTGGGAACAAAATGGGGCGTGATCTTTTTTGAGGGCTCCGTGACTGGAACTTCTGCAAGTTCAAATCTAAACGGAGCCGGAGATGTTTTCTTTATTCTGTCAGCGAAGACGGAATTTTAG
- a CDS encoding exonuclease domain-containing protein: MNLDLPLSEYTFIAFDTETSGAYPVGHDIVEFGAVKYFKGEEIGRMQFLLKPREAMTDFIIGIHGITNEMVADAPNMGAKVVEIHDFFKGCIVMAHHCPFDLGFLTLEFEKAGLALPPEPALCTSLLSRKLIHGVDNHKLQTLVKHLGIDGGQAHRAYDDAKACLMVGLECFKKLGEEATLAKAIKSQGKQLWWKDYSLSGRNPVIITLIDAINTKKDIDLVYDGGSTKGETRRLTPIGIVRNPDGDYLQAFCHKDKTNKRYYMSRIKDVAVVF, from the coding sequence ATGAATTTAGATCTGCCACTTAGCGAGTACACATTTATTGCATTTGATACCGAAACCAGCGGTGCTTACCCCGTGGGCCATGACATCGTCGAATTTGGAGCGGTGAAATACTTTAAGGGTGAAGAAATCGGTCGGATGCAGTTCTTGCTCAAACCTCGTGAGGCGATGACAGATTTTATTATTGGTATTCATGGCATCACCAATGAGATGGTTGCCGATGCTCCTAACATGGGGGCGAAGGTGGTTGAGATTCATGATTTCTTCAAGGGATGTATTGTGATGGCTCATCACTGTCCTTTTGATTTGGGCTTCTTAACCTTGGAATTTGAGAAAGCGGGATTGGCGCTTCCTCCGGAGCCTGCGTTATGCACCAGTCTTCTTTCTCGCAAACTGATTCATGGTGTGGATAATCACAAGCTTCAAACTTTGGTGAAACATTTGGGCATTGATGGCGGACAAGCGCATCGTGCTTATGATGATGCGAAAGCCTGTTTGATGGTGGGACTTGAGTGCTTCAAGAAGCTAGGCGAAGAAGCTACGTTGGCCAAAGCAATCAAAAGCCAGGGCAAGCAATTGTGGTGGAAAGATTATTCACTGTCCGGCAGAAATCCCGTGATCATCACTTTGATTGATGCGATTAACACCAAGAAAGATATCGACTTGGTTTATGACGGTGGGTCGACCAAAGGGGAAACGCGCCGTTTGACTCCGATTGGAATTGTGCGAAATCCTGATGGCGATTATCTTCAAGCCTTTTGTCACAAAGATAAAACGAACAAGCGTTATTATATGTCACGTATCAAAGATGTGGCCGTTGTATTTTAG
- the lon gene encoding endopeptidase La gives MSFVSGFIPVIPLRNSVLFPGISMPLRVGREKSVESLQKALSDQKWIILLTQKNSENPNVEKAEDLPSVGTLCKIESFKKEDDGSYSIFVNAHQRVRIVQMHAAGGAFEALTETMDDVSNIDAKTQEALLTSLKQISYETLDLLGRHMRRVKEWIADIEDLSLLTNVCAAHADFDLKVKQELLETVDLKERSLKILDLLQEQKERLKIQIGIRDKLSENINQSQRESILREQMRVIREQLGDEDSKGALSLYEEKIKAAGMPPEALELATSQLRRLESMNSASPEYQIIRTHLDLMVSLPWNKSSEEHEIDLEAAERILNEDHFGMDKIKKRILQHLAVMKLRKSHQGSILLFVGPPGVGKTSLGKSIARALGKKYVRAALGGVRDDAEIRGHRRTYIGALPGRIISSIKKAGENDPVFILDEIDKLSRGYGGDPAAALLETLDPEQNNSFQDHYLDTPFDLSKVLFIATANTLETIPGPLLDRMEVIELTGYTVEEKKQIAKRYLWPKQLKEHGIDENQLEITDRALTKMLTDYTREAGVRELQRKVATICKFMSLRIVKAGGEKITVDVGDLDEIFGAERFSADMIESVLPPGVVTGLAWTPVGGDILFIETEEMAGTGQLQLTGQLGDVMKESAKIALSLLRARLPLLDPTIDFSKKEIHVHVPAGAIPKDGPSAGVTMLTSIASKLLKKPISPKLAMTGEISLRGSVLPVGGIKEKIIAAHRAGVTEVILCKKNQKDLREVPAEIKKDIEFHFVENVNEVLKIALDVELPDFVKRNIGDSTPFSPDVVS, from the coding sequence ATGTCCTTTGTATCTGGTTTTATCCCAGTCATTCCCTTAAGAAATTCCGTCTTGTTTCCCGGCATTAGCATGCCTCTTCGTGTCGGAAGAGAAAAGAGTGTCGAGTCGCTTCAGAAAGCTTTGAGTGATCAGAAGTGGATTATTTTGCTAACGCAGAAGAATTCCGAGAATCCCAATGTGGAAAAAGCAGAGGATCTGCCTTCTGTGGGAACGCTTTGTAAAATTGAGTCTTTCAAGAAGGAAGACGATGGGAGTTACAGCATTTTTGTAAATGCTCACCAGCGTGTTCGAATCGTGCAGATGCATGCCGCGGGGGGCGCTTTTGAAGCGTTGACCGAAACCATGGATGATGTCAGCAATATTGATGCAAAAACTCAAGAAGCTTTGCTGACTAGCCTGAAACAAATTTCATACGAGACTTTGGATCTTTTAGGCCGTCATATGCGCCGGGTGAAAGAGTGGATTGCGGATATTGAGGATCTCAGTCTGCTTACCAATGTCTGCGCGGCCCATGCGGATTTTGATTTAAAAGTGAAACAAGAGCTTTTGGAAACGGTGGATCTCAAAGAGCGATCTCTAAAGATTTTGGATCTTTTGCAAGAGCAGAAGGAACGCCTCAAAATTCAAATCGGTATTCGTGACAAGCTGAGCGAAAACATCAACCAAAGTCAGCGTGAAAGTATTTTGCGCGAACAAATGCGCGTAATTCGCGAACAGTTGGGTGACGAGGATTCCAAGGGCGCACTTTCGTTGTACGAGGAAAAAATCAAAGCTGCGGGGATGCCGCCAGAAGCTTTGGAATTGGCAACCAGCCAACTGCGCCGGCTTGAAAGTATGAACTCCGCCTCACCAGAGTACCAAATTATTCGCACGCATTTGGACCTCATGGTCAGTTTGCCGTGGAATAAGTCTTCAGAAGAACATGAAATTGATCTTGAAGCGGCAGAAAGAATTCTGAATGAAGACCATTTTGGAATGGATAAAATCAAGAAAAGAATTCTGCAGCATTTGGCGGTGATGAAACTTCGCAAGTCGCATCAAGGGTCTATTTTGCTTTTTGTCGGACCTCCAGGGGTGGGTAAAACTTCCTTAGGCAAAAGCATCGCCAGGGCTTTGGGTAAAAAATATGTGCGCGCAGCCTTAGGCGGCGTGCGCGATGATGCGGAAATTCGCGGCCATCGTCGGACTTATATCGGAGCTTTACCAGGGCGAATTATTTCCAGCATTAAGAAAGCCGGTGAGAATGATCCGGTCTTTATCCTCGACGAAATTGATAAGCTTTCCAGAGGATATGGCGGGGATCCCGCCGCGGCTCTTTTGGAGACTTTGGATCCAGAACAAAATAATTCTTTCCAAGATCACTATTTGGATACGCCCTTTGACCTTTCGAAAGTTTTGTTTATCGCAACGGCGAATACTTTGGAAACCATTCCCGGTCCGTTGTTGGATCGCATGGAAGTGATAGAACTGACTGGTTATACGGTCGAAGAGAAAAAACAAATCGCCAAACGCTACCTCTGGCCTAAGCAATTGAAAGAGCATGGTATCGATGAAAATCAACTTGAAATCACGGATCGCGCTTTGACGAAAATGCTCACGGACTATACGCGAGAAGCCGGGGTGCGTGAACTGCAGCGTAAGGTGGCAACGATCTGCAAGTTCATGAGTCTGAGAATTGTCAAAGCCGGTGGTGAGAAGATCACTGTGGATGTCGGTGACTTGGATGAAATATTTGGTGCAGAAAGATTCTCTGCAGACATGATTGAAAGTGTTTTGCCTCCAGGAGTGGTGACGGGACTTGCGTGGACTCCGGTGGGTGGGGATATTCTTTTCATAGAAACAGAGGAAATGGCGGGCACCGGTCAACTGCAGCTGACAGGGCAGTTGGGGGATGTGATGAAAGAATCGGCAAAGATTGCATTAAGTCTTCTTCGAGCGCGGTTGCCTTTGTTGGATCCAACTATTGATTTCTCGAAGAAAGAGATCCATGTGCATGTTCCCGCGGGTGCCATTCCGAAGGATGGTCCTTCTGCTGGGGTGACGATGCTGACTTCGATTGCTTCGAAGCTTCTGAAAAAACCAATCAGTCCGAAGCTGGCGATGACTGGGGAGATTTCTTTAAGAGGCAGTGTGCTTCCTGTCGGAGGAATTAAAGAGAAGATTATTGCCGCTCACAG
- a CDS encoding SRPBCC family protein, with protein MNLSPDAIYRAWTQQIDAWFATPETALMRPEINEPFFFLVSHEDQQHPHYGRFLKLEKNKLIELTWLTTGTLGAETWVTVALTPQESRTHVLLTHAGFPNEESMLQHKEAWPKVLEQLERRISKL; from the coding sequence ATGAATTTAAGTCCCGATGCGATCTATCGCGCCTGGACTCAACAAATCGACGCCTGGTTTGCCACTCCCGAGACGGCTTTAATGAGGCCTGAAATCAACGAGCCCTTCTTCTTTTTAGTCAGCCATGAAGACCAACAGCACCCTCACTATGGGCGATTTCTTAAATTGGAAAAGAATAAATTGATTGAGCTGACCTGGCTCACAACGGGAACTCTCGGGGCCGAAACCTGGGTGACCGTGGCGCTGACTCCTCAAGAATCACGCACCCATGTTCTGCTGACTCACGCAGGCTTCCCCAATGAGGAATCCATGCTTCAGCACAAAGAGGCGTGGCCGAAAGTATTAGAACAATTGGAAAGACGCATTTCTAAACTTTAG
- a CDS encoding protein-disulfide reductase DsbD family protein: MRSALNYLLLALLITFSSLTSWAQANPNDTDPMIASAQVVPYEWSPGQSGTLTIKMKLPPEYHAYEDKFSVVILEPDGFKVAPSKVEPIATWFDKFSKRERRGMQHEATLTAHIEAPTRFLKKHDKMKLELVYQACSDQFCLFPTTKALSVPIVTPMVEGESQLTTPSPESAPAPEGSFFDTHNFKKYLGSSIFAGLIFVFLAGVFTSFTPCIFPMIPITLAVLGNHSEQKTRLQNFITSLVYVHGIATTYSLLGLAAASGGGVFGASLGNPYVLGVVCLIFLAMALSMYGLFDLQVPAFLRNKLSNGSYGKGLGGVYLTGLFAGIVASPCVGPVLVAILTYVASTQNKLIGFFFLFTYAMGLGLIFIVLGLSNQMVKALPRSGAWMNGFKFVLGSLMLSAFYYYLNLLLPDRPFDGLLGIGLIIIASVYGAFMNIKNRGPASLIQKGMMQATLIVGIGYICLSVFDLRPYIRGSIMADNSLNQVQMLNWKDYSDEALAQATKERKPVIIDFWAEWCAACHELAEKTFTDVRVRAMAGNYTLLKFDATKDSEQLRALKKKYNIQGLPTVIFINSNGIWIDALTLTQFEKADAFLTRMEKGAK; the protein is encoded by the coding sequence ATGAGATCAGCGTTAAATTACCTTTTGTTGGCCCTGCTTATTACTTTCTCCAGTCTTACGTCTTGGGCGCAAGCAAATCCCAATGACACAGATCCCATGATTGCTTCCGCACAGGTTGTTCCTTATGAGTGGAGTCCAGGTCAAAGTGGAACTCTTACCATTAAGATGAAACTTCCTCCGGAATATCATGCCTATGAAGACAAATTCAGCGTGGTCATTCTTGAACCGGATGGCTTCAAAGTGGCTCCATCAAAAGTGGAACCCATTGCCACTTGGTTTGATAAGTTCTCAAAGAGAGAACGCCGTGGCATGCAACACGAAGCGACCTTAACGGCACACATTGAAGCCCCGACTCGATTCTTAAAAAAACATGACAAGATGAAGTTGGAGCTGGTTTATCAAGCGTGCTCTGATCAATTCTGCTTGTTCCCGACGACCAAAGCTCTGAGCGTTCCCATTGTTACTCCGATGGTGGAAGGTGAATCTCAATTGACCACGCCTTCTCCTGAGAGTGCTCCTGCACCTGAAGGCAGTTTCTTTGATACTCATAACTTTAAAAAATATCTGGGCTCCAGCATTTTTGCAGGACTGATCTTCGTTTTCCTGGCGGGAGTTTTCACAAGCTTCACTCCTTGTATCTTCCCGATGATTCCAATCACCCTCGCCGTCTTGGGAAACCATTCAGAACAAAAAACTCGTTTGCAGAATTTCATCACCAGCTTGGTCTATGTCCACGGTATTGCGACGACCTACTCGTTATTGGGTCTCGCCGCAGCCTCTGGCGGTGGTGTCTTTGGAGCTAGCCTGGGCAATCCTTATGTCCTTGGTGTTGTTTGTTTGATCTTCCTGGCGATGGCACTCAGCATGTACGGCCTGTTCGACTTGCAAGTCCCAGCGTTTCTACGCAACAAACTCAGCAACGGTTCTTACGGCAAAGGTTTAGGTGGAGTTTATCTAACTGGTTTGTTCGCTGGTATCGTTGCAAGTCCTTGCGTGGGACCAGTCTTAGTGGCCATTCTGACTTACGTTGCTTCGACTCAGAATAAGCTCATCGGCTTCTTCTTCCTCTTTACTTATGCCATGGGTTTAGGTTTGATTTTCATTGTCCTCGGACTTTCCAATCAAATGGTCAAAGCCCTGCCACGATCTGGCGCTTGGATGAATGGCTTTAAGTTTGTGCTCGGCTCCTTGATGCTTTCTGCATTCTATTACTATTTGAATCTGCTGCTTCCGGATCGTCCTTTCGATGGCTTGTTAGGCATCGGCCTGATCATTATTGCGAGTGTTTATGGTGCCTTCATGAACATTAAAAATCGCGGTCCTGCCAGCCTCATTCAAAAGGGTATGATGCAGGCGACATTGATCGTCGGTATCGGATATATTTGTTTGTCCGTCTTTGATTTGCGTCCCTATATTCGCGGCAGCATCATGGCTGACAACTCTTTGAATCAGGTGCAAATGCTGAATTGGAAGGACTACTCCGATGAAGCCCTCGCCCAAGCCACCAAGGAACGTAAGCCCGTCATCATCGACTTCTGGGCTGAGTGGTGTGCCGCATGCCATGAACTTGCAGAGAAAACCTTCACTGATGTGCGCGTTCGCGCCATGGCCGGCAACTACACTTTGCTGAAGTTCGACGCGACCAAAGACAGCGAACAACTTCGTGCCTTGAAGAAAAAATATAACATCCAAGGCTTGCCAACTGTGATCTTCATTAATTCCAATGGCATTTGGATTGACGCTTTGACGCTGACTCAATTTGAAAAGGCGGACGCGTTTTTAACTCGGATGGAAAAAGGCGCGAAATAA
- the motA gene encoding flagellar motor stator protein MotA, which yields MGFVGILIVFATVFGGYIAGHGKMGVILEAAVLEMVIIGGAAFGAYVIANPMKIVKMGIKLSIKAMTSKGPQKKDYVELMQMLFQLFQVFRKEGPQGIEKHIEEPEKSDIFKAYPSFMHNHHAVDFLCDTMKVTLSAELSPYDVDDLLDADIKGIHAEEHLAQHAVAAVAGGFPGLGIVAAVLGIVKTMGVLTAGTEVIGEYVAHALVGTMLGVFCAYGLIEPTATKMAADIEAEGRYLQCIKAALVALQRGAPPIVCVEYARRSIMPEERPTFAEVDKATKEIKKAAA from the coding sequence ATGGGTTTTGTAGGTATATTGATTGTATTTGCGACAGTATTCGGGGGCTATATTGCCGGTCACGGTAAGATGGGCGTCATTCTTGAAGCTGCGGTGCTAGAGATGGTGATCATCGGTGGTGCCGCTTTCGGTGCCTATGTGATTGCCAACCCAATGAAGATCGTAAAAATGGGGATTAAGCTCTCTATTAAGGCGATGACTTCAAAAGGTCCTCAGAAAAAAGACTATGTGGAATTGATGCAGATGCTGTTCCAACTCTTTCAGGTTTTCAGAAAAGAAGGACCTCAGGGAATTGAGAAGCATATCGAGGAGCCGGAAAAGTCTGACATCTTTAAAGCTTACCCAAGCTTTATGCACAACCATCACGCGGTGGATTTTTTGTGCGATACGATGAAGGTGACTTTGTCTGCGGAACTTTCTCCTTATGATGTGGATGATTTGTTGGATGCGGATATCAAAGGTATTCATGCCGAGGAACATTTGGCGCAACATGCTGTTGCAGCAGTTGCCGGTGGTTTCCCGGGACTAGGGATCGTTGCCGCCGTACTTGGTATCGTTAAAACCATGGGTGTTTTGACGGCCGGTACAGAAGTGATCGGGGAATACGTAGCCCATGCCCTTGTTGGTACGATGTTAGGGGTATTTTGCGCCTACGGTTTGATTGAACCGACGGCGACAAAAATGGCTGCGGATATTGAAGCCGAAGGTCGTTACTTACAATGTATTAAAGCAGCCTTGGTGGCATTGCAACGTGGCGCTCCTCCGATAGTTTGTGTGGAGTACGCACGTCGCTCGATCATGCCTGAAGAGCGCCCGACATTTGCTGAAGTAGATAAGGCAACTAAAGAGATTAAGAAGGCAGCAGCCTAA
- a CDS encoding flagellar motor protein MotB, whose product MAEKKQTIVIKKIIVQGGGGHGGSWKVALADFMTALMAFFLVMWIVGQSDQTKKAVSDYFSTPSVIEYNFQNFGAEITLEKLFLDLLNEPMKAFQSFMEPIDKTPNLLDMGSTKVVAAFLADQMNDVAKNVVVTPEGFDFDIPDYMLFERGSSQPNANFVNVMDRIKGITTGLKDAEIKVTSGLFVQAVPDASLMTANRVASQRYDVVRNKILASLESSTVNVSGGINVKEKRGEVDPKKLIGFIRVKIAQKELTSDGRKPRKLQNLFGEARVDMSVYDNFVQQISTRRKAEEHSKKPLRQQVDDELKEETKIPSSLTE is encoded by the coding sequence ATGGCAGAGAAAAAACAGACGATCGTAATCAAGAAGATCATCGTCCAAGGCGGTGGTGGTCACGGGGGCTCCTGGAAAGTGGCTCTTGCAGACTTCATGACGGCCTTGATGGCCTTCTTCCTCGTTATGTGGATCGTAGGACAATCTGATCAGACTAAAAAAGCGGTCTCAGACTATTTCTCTACGCCGTCCGTAATTGAATATAATTTCCAAAACTTCGGTGCTGAAATCACTCTGGAAAAACTTTTCCTCGACTTGTTGAACGAGCCGATGAAAGCCTTCCAAAGTTTTATGGAGCCGATTGATAAAACTCCAAATCTTTTAGATATGGGTTCTACCAAAGTGGTTGCGGCCTTTCTTGCCGATCAGATGAATGATGTGGCAAAGAATGTGGTCGTAACTCCAGAAGGTTTCGACTTCGATATTCCTGATTATATGTTGTTTGAAAGAGGTTCTTCGCAACCGAACGCGAACTTCGTCAATGTCATGGATCGTATCAAAGGAATCACCACGGGTTTGAAAGATGCGGAAATCAAAGTGACATCTGGTTTGTTTGTGCAAGCCGTTCCTGATGCCAGTTTGATGACGGCAAATCGCGTCGCTTCTCAACGTTATGATGTGGTTCGCAATAAGATCCTGGCTTCGCTTGAAAGCAGCACCGTGAATGTCTCGGGCGGCATCAATGTGAAGGAAAAACGTGGCGAAGTGGATCCAAAGAAGTTGATTGGTTTTATCAGAGTTAAAATTGCGCAAAAAGAACTGACTTCGGATGGACGTAAACCTCGTAAGTTGCAAAACTTATTCGGTGAGGCCCGTGTCGACATGTCAGTTTATGATAACTTTGTTCAGCAGATCAGCACTCGTCGTAAAGCAGAAGAGCATTCAAAGAAGCCTCTTAGACAGCAAGTGGACGACGAGCTCAAGGAAGAAACTAAAATTCCGTCTTCGCTGACAGAATAA